Proteins encoded together in one Fundidesulfovibrio magnetotacticus window:
- a CDS encoding RNA recognition motif domain-containing protein, protein MVTNIYVGNLPFSASEDQVRQLFEAYGQVNSVKLINDRETGRPRGFGFVEMDESGAKEAIQALNGADFGGRTMKVNEARPRERRPARW, encoded by the coding sequence ATGGTGACGAACATCTACGTCGGCAATCTGCCTTTCAGCGCCTCCGAGGATCAGGTCCGTCAGCTGTTCGAGGCCTACGGCCAGGTGAATTCCGTGAAGCTCATCAACGACCGCGAAACCGGACGCCCCCGGGGCTTCGGCTTCGTGGAGATGGACGAGAGCGGCGCCAAGGAGGCCATCCAGGCCCTCAACGGCGCGGACTTCGGCGGCCGCACCATGAAGGTGAACGAGGCCCGCCCCCGCGAACGCCGCCCGGCCCGCTGGTAG
- a CDS encoding transposase: MPGHPTGSPEPLAEGPPPSQGDGPCVAPSVHEEEAARERLAALCREMGVDCCPRCRSERVYRLRSGRLRCGGCGYTFHELTGRFMGTGGLSRVQWLRLIDLFAAETPVKDAAVALGVAYNTVYKAVDALRQAILAQAIDARQIMNALATRGGGVWPPVFGVMVRENWVFVDLVHGVEAADLTLFKLHFRLKTSRVGSAVYTGPMRGYLGLVCCGGPEWLTPALKARDLGLPLDEGGGFWDFFKNRLLRFQGVSAEKFPYYLKELEYRWNHRGTPMPPQLLRVALAFRPDWLE, from the coding sequence ATGCCTGGCCACCCGACCGGATCACCGGAGCCCCTCGCCGAGGGTCCGCCGCCCTCCCAGGGGGACGGCCCCTGCGTCGCGCCGTCCGTCCACGAAGAGGAGGCGGCCCGCGAGCGTCTGGCCGCCCTGTGCCGGGAGATGGGTGTGGACTGCTGCCCCCGCTGCCGTTCGGAGCGGGTCTACCGCCTGCGCTCCGGGCGGTTGCGTTGCGGCGGCTGCGGCTACACCTTCCACGAACTCACCGGTCGCTTTATGGGCACGGGCGGGCTTTCACGCGTGCAGTGGCTGCGGCTGATCGATCTTTTCGCGGCCGAAACCCCCGTGAAGGACGCGGCCGTGGCCCTGGGCGTGGCCTACAACACGGTCTACAAGGCCGTGGACGCCCTGCGTCAGGCCATTCTGGCCCAGGCCATCGACGCCCGGCAGATCATGAACGCCCTGGCCACGCGCGGAGGCGGGGTCTGGCCCCCCGTGTTCGGCGTGATGGTGCGCGAGAACTGGGTGTTCGTGGACCTGGTGCACGGCGTGGAGGCGGCGGACCTGACGCTTTTCAAACTGCACTTCCGTCTGAAGACCTCGCGCGTGGGCTCGGCGGTGTACACCGGCCCCATGCGGGGCTACCTCGGGCTGGTGTGCTGCGGTGGGCCGGAGTGGCTCACCCCGGCCCTCAAGGCCCGGGACCTGGGCCTGCCCCTGGATGAAGGCGGCGGCTTCTGGGATTTCTTCAAAAACCGTCTGTTGCGCTTCCAGGGCGTTTCTGCGGAAAAATTCCCTTACTATCTCAAAGAATTGGAATATCGCTGGAACCACCGGGGCACCCCCATGCCCCCCCAGCTGCTGCGCGTGGCCCTGGCCTTCCGGCCGGACTGGCTGGAATAG
- a CDS encoding efflux RND transporter periplasmic adaptor subunit: MRIFFILCATFALLACLAACDAPPPSGPRVLEWGEAGVGDVARVVDATGVIRVRPGGQIRVGSRLKGQVTELFVRTGDVVRAGQLLAVLDDRELQTQRQAALARLEAARNELERVESQRAKRLEEAGATLDADKNRQAYEARRLERRRQLSVQGHIHQDDLEASRRDEASSTQSVAQGRARLDRVDVEARRDAQRAAKALEEARAKVDEIDAYLSMTRVESPIDGIVGQVHTQKGEQVVAELESVSIVTVIDPRFLELRVYVNEADAAGIRPGMPVRFFQAVRPKEIYGAVIDRVSPSPETVDRILYFPAMASLAPAASLILRPEMTVQCAVLVEDLKGVLSVPAQAVVERGGRRVVYVDDGQGRARPVEPVFGTRGAGRVQVLSGLEPGTRVALSLAWDPQGVR; this comes from the coding sequence ATGCGCATCTTCTTCATTCTTTGCGCGACTTTCGCGCTTCTGGCATGCCTCGCGGCCTGCGACGCGCCCCCGCCCTCGGGGCCGCGCGTGCTGGAGTGGGGTGAGGCAGGCGTGGGCGACGTGGCGCGCGTGGTGGACGCCACGGGGGTGATCCGCGTGCGCCCCGGCGGACAGATCCGCGTGGGCAGCCGCCTCAAGGGGCAGGTGACGGAGCTCTTCGTGCGCACCGGCGACGTGGTGCGCGCGGGCCAGCTGCTGGCCGTGCTGGACGACCGCGAACTCCAGACCCAGCGCCAGGCGGCCCTTGCCCGCCTGGAGGCCGCGCGAAACGAGCTGGAGCGCGTGGAAAGCCAGCGTGCCAAACGCCTGGAGGAGGCCGGGGCCACCCTGGACGCCGACAAAAACCGCCAGGCCTACGAGGCGCGCCGACTGGAGCGCCGCCGCCAGCTCTCCGTCCAGGGGCACATCCACCAGGACGACCTGGAGGCCTCCCGGCGCGACGAGGCCTCCTCCACCCAGTCCGTGGCCCAGGGCCGCGCCCGCCTCGACCGCGTGGACGTCGAGGCCCGCCGGGACGCCCAGCGCGCGGCCAAGGCCCTGGAAGAGGCCCGGGCCAAGGTGGACGAGATCGACGCCTACCTCTCCATGACCCGCGTGGAGAGCCCCATCGACGGCATCGTGGGCCAGGTGCACACCCAGAAGGGCGAGCAGGTGGTGGCGGAGCTTGAGTCCGTGAGCATCGTCACGGTCATCGATCCGCGTTTCCTGGAGCTGCGCGTCTACGTGAACGAGGCCGACGCCGCGGGCATCAGGCCGGGCATGCCCGTGCGCTTCTTCCAGGCCGTCCGGCCCAAGGAAATCTACGGCGCGGTGATCGACCGCGTTTCCCCCTCGCCCGAAACCGTGGACCGCATCCTTTATTTCCCGGCCATGGCCAGCCTGGCTCCGGCGGCGTCGCTCATCCTGCGCCCGGAGATGACGGTGCAGTGCGCCGTGCTGGTGGAGGATCTCAAGGGCGTGCTCAGCGTCCCGGCCCAGGCCGTGGTGGAGCGCGGCGGGCGTCGCGTGGTCTATGTGGACGACGGCCAGGGGCGCGCCAGGCCCGTGGAGCCCGTCTTCGGGACGCGCGGCGCCGGTCGGGTGCAGGTGCTCTCGGGCCTTGAACCCGGCACGCGGGTCGCCCTGTCCCTGGCGTGGGACCCTCAAGGTGTCAGGTAA
- a CDS encoding formate dehydrogenase accessory protein FdhE has translation MFETVDREKTLIRRKLAQMRKRPHLPAPLLDLAEKVLEMQLAARVEAAATVFAPGELTPVDQVIAGASLLPRERFPLEMDPAGRLFTDLAGALADLGGPAAQAAAMVLAEGSGFMENALRAYLAGDEAFFTEFSGRTPQAPRTLNFLAQCAVTPQATALAEALSLTLPQDRTWEQGSCPVCGSLAFQSALVGKEGVRHNACSFCRASYRTFRLQCPYCHERDATKLRFFVAEEEPGYRVDTCETCKGYIKTTDFREYDRPSLPALDDLESMTLDILAMRQGYLRPTPSALGF, from the coding sequence ATGTTCGAGACCGTGGACCGCGAAAAAACCCTGATCCGCCGCAAGCTGGCCCAGATGCGCAAGAGGCCCCATCTGCCCGCGCCGCTCCTGGACCTGGCCGAAAAGGTGCTGGAGATGCAACTCGCCGCGCGCGTCGAAGCCGCCGCCACTGTCTTTGCCCCCGGGGAGCTGACCCCGGTGGACCAGGTGATCGCCGGGGCTTCGCTGCTCCCCAGGGAGCGCTTCCCCCTGGAGATGGACCCGGCGGGCCGACTCTTCACCGACCTGGCCGGAGCGCTCGCGGACCTCGGCGGACCGGCCGCGCAGGCGGCTGCGATGGTTCTTGCCGAGGGCAGTGGGTTCATGGAAAACGCCCTGCGCGCATACCTGGCCGGGGACGAGGCTTTCTTCACGGAATTCTCCGGGCGCACGCCCCAGGCCCCGCGCACCCTCAACTTCCTCGCCCAGTGCGCCGTCACGCCCCAGGCCACCGCCCTGGCCGAGGCCCTGAGCCTCACGCTGCCCCAGGACAGGACCTGGGAGCAGGGCAGCTGTCCGGTCTGCGGCAGCCTGGCCTTCCAATCGGCCCTGGTGGGCAAGGAGGGCGTGCGCCACAACGCGTGCTCCTTCTGTCGCGCCAGCTACCGAACCTTCCGGCTGCAGTGCCCCTATTGCCACGAGCGCGACGCCACCAAGCTGCGCTTCTTCGTGGCCGAAGAGGAGCCCGGCTACCGCGTGGACACCTGCGAGACCTGCAAGGGCTACATCAAGACCACCGATTTCAGGGAATACGACCGCCCGAGCCTGCCCGCCCTGGACGATCTGGAGTCCATGACCCTGGACATCCTGGCCATGCGCCAGGGGTACCTGAGGCCCACTCCCTCGGCCCTGGGCTTCTAG